A DNA window from Desulfobotulus mexicanus contains the following coding sequences:
- a CDS encoding AAA family ATPase → MNTELSTLNVIDMDAGLVFSGRASGRKIKGFEFPCRNTPEINPDYMFHDTMREVVVWFMEPSDALYVFGPCGSGKTSLIRQTAARLNYPVFDVTGHGRLEFNDLVGHLSLQDGMMVYQYGPLSLAMRYGGLFLLNEIDLLDPATLSGLNGILDGAPLCIPENGGEIIEPHPMFRLAATANTNGASDESGLYQGTVRQNLAFMDRFWLCEIGYPDKNAEKGLLARAAGNLPESIRNSMVDFAGEVRRMFTDGNQFGKGIEVTFSTRTLLRWADLTVRFQPLAYQGIQPVAYALDRALGFRAGYETRAMLHELVQRMFPHTMAEPGDGD, encoded by the coding sequence ATGAATACAGAACTTTCTACACTCAATGTCATAGATATGGATGCAGGACTGGTTTTTAGCGGCAGAGCATCCGGCAGGAAGATCAAGGGATTTGAGTTCCCATGCAGAAATACTCCGGAAATAAATCCTGACTATATGTTCCACGATACCATGCGGGAAGTGGTGGTCTGGTTYATGGAGCCGTCTGATGCCCTKTATGTGTTCGGGCCATGCGGTAGCGGCAAGACAAGCCTGATCCGGCAGACGGCAGCGAGGCTCAATTATCCTGTCTTTGATGTAACTGGCCATGGTCGCCTGGAGTTCAATGATCTGGTGGGTCACTTGAGCTTGCAGGACGGTATGATGGTTTATCAGTACGGGCCTTTGAGCCTTGCCATGCGCTATGGCGGTTTGTTCCTGCTGAATGAAATAGACCTGCTTGATCCTGCAACTCTGTCCGGGTTGAATGGGATACTGGACGGTGCGCCTTTGTGTATTCCTGAAAATGGTGGAGAGATTATAGAACCCCATCCCATGTTCAGGCTTGCAGCTACAGCCAATACCAATGGAGCATCCGATGAGTCAGGGCTTTATCAGGGAACTGTGAGACAAAACCTTGCCTTCATGGACAGGTTCTGGCTGTGTGAAATCGGGTACCCTGATAAAAATGCAGAAAAGGGACTGCTGGCACGGGCAGCAGGTAATCTCCCTGAATCCATCCGCAACAGCATGGTGGACTTTGCAGGGGAAGTACGGCGTATGTTCACCGATGGCAATCAGTTCGGCAAGGGCATAGAGGTCACATTTTCCACAAGGACGCTTCTGCGCTGGGCTGATTTGACGGTACGGTTCCAACCCCTTGCCTATCAGGGCATACAGCCTGTGGCCTATGCCTTGGACAGGGCCTTGGGATTCAGAGCTGGTTATGAAACGAGGGCTATGCTCCATGAGCTGGTGCAGAGGATGTTCCCCCATACCATGGCAGAACCGGGGGATGGAGACTGA